In Devosia sp. 1566, a single genomic region encodes these proteins:
- the rpoB gene encoding DNA-directed RNA polymerase subunit beta — translation MATTFNGRRKVRKSFGSIREVTEMPNLIEVQKASYDQFLLVDEPEGGRPDEGLQSVFRSVFPITDFSNTASLEFVKYEFEQPKYDIDECRARDITFAAPLKVTLRLIVFEVDEETGARSVKDIKEQDVYMGDMPFMTSNGTFIVNGTERVIVSQMHRSPGVFFDHDKGKTHSSGKLLFAGRIIPYRGSWLDLEFDAKDIVYARIDRRRKIPVTSLLKALGMDAEEILATYYTTLQYEKTASGWQVPYDAEKWKGAKPSHDLIDAKTGDVVHEGGKKLSARQAKKLAENGLTHLLATDADLYGMYLAEDLVNLQTGEIYAEAGDELDEKVLATLVDLGFDELPLLDIDHINVGAYLRNTLAIDKNESREDALFDIYRVMRPGEPPTVDTAEAMFKSLFFDSERYDLSAVGRVKMNMRLELDAPDTMRTLRKEDIVEVVRTLVDLRDGRGEIDDIDNLGNRRVRSVGELMENSYRLGLLRMERAIKERMSSVEIDTVMPQDLINAKPAAAAVREFFGSSQLSQFMDQTNPLSEITHKRRLSALGPGGLTRERAGFEVRDVHPTHYGRICPIETPEGPNIGLINSLSTFARVNKYGFIETPYRKIVDGKLTDDVVYLSAMEEAKHYVAQANVTFTESGELEHDLVVARHAGDNGLTPKENVDLMDVSPKQMVSVAASLIPFLENDDANRALMGSNMQRQAVPLLRAEAPFVGTGMEAVVARDSGAAIVAKRKGIVDQVDATRIVIRATEETDASKTGVDIYNLMKFQRSNQSTCINQRPLVVVGDHVNQGDIIADGPSTELGDLALGRNVLVAFMPWNGYNFEDSILLSEKIAMQDVFTSIHIEEYEVMARDTKLGPEEITRDIPNVSEEALKNLDEAGIVHIGAEVMPGDILVGKITPKGESPMTPEEKLLRAIFGEKASDVRDTSLRVPPGDAGTVVEVRVFNRHGIDKDERAMAIEREEIERLAKDRDDEQSILDRNVYARLKEMLFGKAATAGPKGYVVGTRLNDQMFEAQPRSKWWQFAVDDDKVMTEMEALHAQYEESRRLLEQRFIDKVDKLQRGDELPPGVMKMVKVFIATKRKIQPGDKMAGRHGNKGVVSRIVPIEDMPYLEDGTSVDIVLNPLGVPSRMNVGQILETHLGWACAGMGKKIDEMVRIYQQKGDLKPLRAEVGALFAGDESITDLDDDGLIRLGEHLSKGVSIATPVFDGAKEADIVEMLERAGLKGSGQSTVFDGRSGEQFDRQVTVGYIYMLKLDHLVDNKIHARSIGPYSLVTQQPLGGKAQFGGQRFGEMEVWALEAYGAAYTLQEMLTIKSDDVTGRTKVYESIVRGDDTFEPGIPESFNVLVKEIRSLGLNVELDMRDLGGDLGQAEAELAPPQEAAE, via the coding sequence ATGGCTACCACGTTCAACGGCCGCCGCAAGGTACGCAAGTCCTTCGGTTCCATTCGCGAAGTCACGGAGATGCCCAACCTGATCGAGGTCCAGAAGGCCTCCTATGATCAGTTTCTTCTCGTAGACGAGCCCGAAGGCGGCCGTCCCGATGAAGGGCTTCAATCCGTATTTCGTTCGGTGTTCCCCATCACCGACTTTTCCAACACCGCTTCTCTCGAATTTGTGAAATACGAATTCGAGCAGCCCAAATACGACATCGACGAGTGCCGTGCGCGCGATATCACTTTCGCTGCCCCGCTCAAGGTGACGCTGCGGCTGATCGTGTTTGAAGTGGACGAGGAAACCGGCGCCCGCTCGGTAAAGGATATCAAGGAGCAGGACGTCTATATGGGCGACATGCCCTTCATGACCTCCAACGGCACCTTTATCGTCAACGGTACCGAGCGCGTCATCGTTTCCCAGATGCACCGTTCGCCTGGCGTGTTCTTTGATCACGACAAGGGCAAGACCCACTCCTCGGGCAAGCTCCTGTTCGCAGGCCGCATCATTCCCTACCGCGGCTCCTGGCTCGATCTGGAATTCGATGCCAAGGACATCGTCTATGCGCGTATCGATCGGCGTCGCAAGATCCCGGTGACCTCGCTGCTCAAGGCACTCGGCATGGATGCCGAGGAAATCCTCGCGACCTATTACACCACGCTCCAGTACGAAAAGACCGCGAGCGGTTGGCAGGTGCCGTATGACGCCGAGAAGTGGAAGGGTGCCAAGCCCAGCCATGACCTGATCGACGCCAAGACCGGCGACGTCGTCCATGAAGGCGGCAAGAAGCTGTCTGCTCGCCAGGCCAAGAAGCTGGCCGAGAATGGTTTGACCCATTTGCTGGCGACCGATGCCGATCTCTACGGCATGTATCTGGCCGAGGATCTGGTCAATCTCCAGACCGGCGAGATCTATGCCGAAGCTGGCGACGAGCTGGACGAGAAGGTGCTTGCCACCCTGGTTGACCTCGGTTTCGATGAGCTGCCCCTGCTCGATATCGACCACATCAATGTGGGCGCTTACCTGCGCAACACGCTTGCCATCGACAAGAACGAGTCGCGTGAAGACGCGCTGTTCGACATCTATCGCGTGATGCGTCCCGGCGAACCGCCGACCGTTGATACCGCCGAAGCCATGTTCAAGTCGCTGTTCTTTGACAGCGAGCGCTATGACCTGTCCGCCGTGGGCCGCGTCAAGATGAACATGCGCCTTGAGCTCGACGCTCCCGACACCATGCGCACCCTGCGCAAGGAAGACATCGTTGAAGTCGTGCGCACCCTCGTGGATCTGCGCGACGGCCGTGGCGAAATCGACGACATCGACAATCTCGGCAATCGCCGCGTGCGCTCGGTCGGCGAGCTGATGGAAAATTCCTATCGTCTTGGTCTGCTCCGCATGGAGCGCGCCATCAAGGAGCGCATGAGCTCGGTCGAAATCGACACGGTCATGCCCCAGGATCTGATCAACGCCAAGCCGGCGGCTGCCGCCGTGCGCGAGTTCTTCGGTTCTTCCCAGCTCAGCCAGTTCATGGATCAGACCAATCCGCTTTCGGAAATCACCCATAAGCGCCGCTTGTCGGCTCTTGGGCCTGGTGGTCTCACCCGTGAGCGTGCTGGCTTTGAAGTGCGCGACGTGCACCCGACCCACTATGGTCGTATCTGCCCGATTGAGACCCCTGAAGGTCCCAATATCGGTCTGATCAACTCGCTCTCGACCTTTGCGCGCGTCAACAAATACGGCTTCATCGAAACCCCGTACCGCAAGATCGTCGACGGCAAGCTGACCGACGACGTGGTCTATCTGTCCGCCATGGAAGAGGCCAAGCACTATGTCGCCCAGGCCAACGTCACTTTCACTGAAAGCGGCGAGCTTGAGCATGACCTGGTGGTTGCCCGCCATGCTGGCGACAACGGCCTGACGCCCAAGGAAAACGTCGATCTGATGGACGTTTCCCCCAAGCAGATGGTGTCGGTTGCCGCCTCGCTGATCCCGTTCCTCGAGAACGACGACGCCAACCGTGCTCTGATGGGCTCCAACATGCAGCGTCAGGCTGTGCCGCTGCTGCGCGCTGAAGCGCCGTTTGTCGGCACCGGCATGGAAGCTGTGGTTGCCCGTGACTCCGGCGCCGCCATCGTGGCCAAGCGCAAGGGCATCGTTGATCAGGTGGACGCGACCCGTATCGTTATTCGGGCGACCGAAGAAACCGATGCGAGCAAGACTGGCGTCGACATCTACAACCTGATGAAGTTCCAGCGCTCCAACCAGTCCACCTGCATCAACCAGCGTCCGCTGGTGGTCGTGGGCGACCATGTGAACCAGGGCGACATCATCGCCGATGGTCCCTCGACTGAACTGGGCGATCTGGCTCTGGGCCGCAACGTGCTCGTCGCGTTCATGCCCTGGAACGGCTACAACTTCGAAGACTCCATTCTGCTGAGCGAGAAGATCGCGATGCAGGACGTCTTCACCTCGATCCACATCGAGGAATATGAAGTTATGGCCCGCGACACCAAGCTTGGTCCTGAGGAAATCACGCGCGACATTCCGAACGTGTCGGAAGAAGCGCTCAAGAACCTCGACGAAGCCGGTATCGTCCATATCGGTGCCGAAGTGATGCCAGGCGACATTCTCGTGGGCAAGATCACGCCCAAGGGCGAGTCGCCGATGACGCCGGAAGAAAAGCTCCTCCGCGCCATCTTTGGTGAAAAGGCTTCCGACGTTCGCGATACCTCGCTCCGCGTTCCGCCCGGCGATGCTGGTACTGTTGTTGAAGTGCGCGTGTTCAATCGCCACGGCATCGACAAGGACGAGCGCGCCATGGCCATCGAGCGCGAGGAAATCGAGCGTCTCGCCAAGGACCGTGATGACGAACAGTCGATCCTGGACCGCAACGTTTATGCGCGTCTCAAGGAAATGCTGTTTGGCAAGGCTGCCACTGCTGGCCCGAAGGGCTATGTCGTCGGCACCCGCCTCAATGACCAGATGTTCGAGGCCCAGCCCCGCTCCAAGTGGTGGCAGTTCGCGGTCGATGACGACAAGGTCATGACCGAGATGGAAGCCTTGCACGCCCAGTACGAGGAAAGCCGTCGTCTGCTCGAGCAGCGCTTCATCGACAAGGTGGACAAGCTGCAGCGCGGTGACGAACTGCCTCCGGGCGTGATGAAGATGGTCAAGGTCTTCATCGCGACCAAGCGCAAGATCCAGCCAGGCGACAAGATGGCCGGCCGTCACGGCAACAAGGGTGTGGTGTCGCGCATCGTGCCCATCGAAGACATGCCTTATCTCGAAGACGGCACTTCGGTGGATATCGTGCTCAACCCGCTCGGCGTGCCTTCGCGCATGAATGTGGGTCAGATCCTCGAGACTCACCTGGGCTGGGCTTGCGCCGGCATGGGCAAGAAGATCGACGAGATGGTGCGCATCTATCAGCAAAAGGGTGACCTCAAGCCGCTGCGTGCGGAAGTGGGTGCGCTGTTTGCCGGTGATGAATCCATCACCGATCTCGATGACGACGGTCTGATCCGCCTCGGCGAACACCTCTCCAAGGGCGTGTCGATCGCGACCCCGGTGTTTGATGGCGCCAAGGAAGCCGACATCGTTGAGATGCTGGAGCGGGCAGGGCTCAAGGGCTCGGGTCAGTCCACCGTGTTCGACGGTCGCTCGGGCGAGCAGTTCGATCGGCAGGTGACGGTTGGGTATATCTATATGCTCAAGCTCGACCACCTGGTGGACAACAAGATCCACGCCCGTTCGATCGGCCCGTACTCCCTGGTTACCCAGCAGCCGCTGGGCGGCAAGGCACAGTTCGGCGGACAGCGTTTCGGCGAGATGGAAGTGTGGGCTCTCGAAGCCTATGGCGCGGCTTACACGCTCCAGGAAATGCTCACCATCAAGTCGGACGACGTTACCGGTCGTACCAAGGTCTATGAATCCATTGTGCGCGGCGACGATACGTTCGAGCCGGGCATCCCCGAGAGCTTCAACGTTCTGGTCAAGGAAATCCGTTCGCTCGGTCTCAATGTCGAACTCGACATGCGCGACCTCGGCGGCGACCTCGGTCAGGCCGAAGCGGAGCTCGCACCTCCTCAGGAAGCGGCGGAATAA
- the rpoC gene encoding DNA-directed RNA polymerase subunit beta': MNHHSHVMDPFNPAVPVQTFDQMKISIASPEKILSWSYGEIKKPETINYRTFKPERDGLFCARIFGPVKDYECLCGKYKRMKFKGVICEKCGVEVTLSRVRRERMGHIELAAPVAHIWFLKSLPSRIALLLDMTLKDIERILYFENYVILDPGLSPFTQHELLTEEQFLDAQDEYGADSFTAKIGAEAIRDILLALDLEKIAADLRVEIAESTTELKPKKLAKRLKIVEQFIVSGNKPEWMIMTVIPVIPPELRPLVPLDGGRFATSDLNDLYRRVINRNNRLKRLIELRAPDIIIRNEKRMLQEAVDALFDNGRRGRTITGANKRPLKSLSDMLKGKQGRFRQNLLGKRVDYSGRSVITVGPNLKLHQCGLPKKMALELFKPFIYSRLEAKGFSSTVKQAKKLVEKEKPEVWDILDEVIREHPVLLNRAPTLHRLGIQAFEPILIEGKAIRLHPLVCSAFNADFDGDQMAVHVPLSLEAQLEARVLMMSTNNILHPANGQPIIVPSQDIVLGLYYLSLMNEKEPGEGMVFGSYAELEHALDNKVVTLHTKIKGRVTSFDEAGNKTTEIVETTPGRMLIGQILPKNPAVPFSTANQLMTKKMISKMIDTVYRGCGQKETVIFCDRVMQLGFKNACDAGISFGKDDMVIPASKYTIVEAARKQVEEFEQQYNDGLITQGEKYNKVVDAWAKCGDAVAEKMMEAIRTVQIDEETGRQKPINSVYMMSHSGARGSPAQMKQLAGMRGLMARPDGSIIETPITANFKEGLNVLEYFNSTHGARKGLADTALKTANSGYLTRRLVDVAQDAIIVSNDCGTERGLTMEPIVDAGQIVASIGQRVLGRTAADDIFHPLSGDLIATKGTLLEEKHIDIIEEARIQSIRIRSPLTCDMRQGTCAACYGRDLARGTPVNMGEAVGVIAAQSIGEPGTQLTMRTFHIGGTAQVVDSSFLEAGAEGTIAVRNPNLAKIEGGRHVVMSRNVSLAILDADGKERATHKVTYGSKLLVAEGDTVRRGQRLAEWDPYTRPVLAEVEGEVVFEDLVDGASVAENTDEATGFTKRVVIDWRTNQRGEGLKPAIAIARGGVVQKVERGGDARYLLSVDAVIAVEPGEKVAPGDVLARIPLESAKTKDITGGLPRVAELFEARRPKDHAIIAEIDGTVRFGRDYKNKRRVIIEPHEEGAEPVEYLIPKGKPFHLQEGDAIEKGEYILDGNPAPHDILAIKGVEELARYLVNEIQEVYRLQGVLINDKHIEVIVRQMLQKVEIVDPGESGLLKDEQLDKLDFDELNDQLVSEGKKPATANPVLLGITKASLQTRSFVSAASFQETTRVLTEAAVSGKADLLEGLKENVIVGRLIPAGTGAGISSARMIAAKRDDLILEERRRQASTVQIPAPTAAE, translated from the coding sequence ATGAACCATCATTCCCACGTCATGGACCCGTTTAATCCGGCTGTCCCGGTGCAGACCTTCGATCAGATGAAGATCTCCATCGCTTCGCCCGAGAAGATCCTGAGCTGGTCCTACGGCGAGATCAAGAAGCCCGAGACCATCAACTATCGTACGTTCAAGCCTGAACGCGACGGTCTTTTCTGCGCGCGCATCTTTGGCCCTGTGAAGGACTACGAATGCTTGTGCGGCAAGTACAAGCGCATGAAGTTCAAGGGCGTCATCTGCGAAAAGTGCGGCGTTGAGGTGACCCTCAGCCGCGTGCGTCGCGAGCGCATGGGCCATATTGAATTGGCCGCGCCCGTTGCTCACATCTGGTTCCTGAAGTCTTTGCCGTCCCGTATCGCGCTCTTGCTCGATATGACGCTCAAGGACATCGAGCGCATTCTTTACTTCGAGAACTACGTTATTCTCGATCCGGGCCTCAGCCCCTTCACCCAGCACGAGCTGCTGACCGAAGAGCAGTTCCTGGACGCTCAGGACGAATACGGTGCCGACAGCTTCACCGCCAAGATCGGCGCTGAAGCCATTCGCGACATCCTGCTGGCGCTCGATCTCGAAAAGATCGCCGCTGACCTGCGTGTCGAGATTGCCGAGTCCACCACCGAGCTTAAGCCCAAAAAGCTCGCCAAGCGCCTCAAGATCGTCGAGCAGTTCATCGTGTCGGGCAACAAGCCCGAATGGATGATCATGACCGTCATCCCGGTCATTCCGCCCGAGCTGCGCCCGCTGGTACCGCTGGATGGTGGCCGCTTTGCCACGTCCGATCTGAACGACCTTTATCGTCGCGTCATCAACCGCAACAACCGGTTGAAGCGCCTGATCGAGCTACGTGCGCCCGACATCATCATCCGCAACGAAAAGCGCATGCTGCAGGAAGCTGTGGACGCGCTGTTCGACAACGGCCGCCGTGGCCGCACCATCACCGGTGCCAACAAGCGTCCGCTCAAGTCGCTGTCCGATATGCTCAAGGGCAAGCAGGGCCGGTTCCGCCAGAACCTGCTCGGCAAGCGCGTCGACTATTCCGGCCGTTCGGTCATCACCGTTGGTCCCAACCTCAAACTGCACCAGTGCGGCCTGCCCAAGAAGATGGCGCTTGAGCTCTTCAAGCCCTTTATCTACTCGCGCCTTGAGGCAAAGGGTTTCTCCTCGACCGTCAAGCAGGCCAAGAAGCTGGTTGAGAAGGAAAAGCCCGAAGTCTGGGATATCCTTGACGAAGTGATCCGCGAGCACCCGGTTCTGCTGAACCGTGCGCCCACGCTCCACCGTCTGGGCATCCAGGCCTTCGAGCCCATCCTGATCGAAGGCAAGGCCATCCGTCTGCATCCGCTCGTTTGCTCGGCTTTCAACGCCGACTTCGACGGTGACCAGATGGCCGTGCACGTTCCGCTGTCGCTCGAAGCGCAGCTGGAAGCGCGCGTGCTGATGATGTCGACCAACAACATCCTGCACCCCGCCAATGGTCAGCCGATCATTGTGCCCTCGCAGGATATCGTGCTGGGCCTCTACTACCTCTCGTTGATGAACGAGAAGGAGCCGGGCGAAGGCATGGTGTTCGGCTCTTATGCCGAGCTCGAGCATGCCCTCGACAACAAGGTTGTGACCCTCCACACCAAGATCAAAGGCCGTGTCACCAGCTTCGATGAAGCGGGCAACAAGACCACCGAGATCGTGGAAACCACTCCTGGCCGCATGCTGATTGGGCAGATCCTGCCCAAGAACCCGGCGGTGCCGTTCTCGACGGCCAACCAGCTGATGACCAAGAAGATGATCTCCAAGATGATCGACACGGTTTACCGTGGCTGCGGTCAGAAGGAGACCGTGATCTTCTGTGACCGAGTCATGCAGCTCGGCTTCAAGAACGCCTGCGACGCTGGCATCTCGTTCGGCAAGGACGACATGGTGATCCCGGCGTCCAAGTACACGATCGTGGAAGCTGCCCGTAAGCAAGTCGAAGAGTTCGAGCAGCAGTACAATGACGGCCTGATTACTCAGGGCGAGAAGTACAACAAGGTCGTTGACGCCTGGGCCAAATGCGGCGACGCCGTGGCCGAAAAGATGATGGAAGCCATCCGCACCGTCCAAATCGACGAAGAAACCGGTCGCCAAAAGCCCATCAACTCCGTCTACATGATGAGCCACTCAGGCGCGCGTGGTTCACCGGCACAGATGAAGCAGCTGGCTGGTATGCGTGGTCTAATGGCCCGTCCCGATGGCTCGATCATCGAGACCCCGATCACGGCTAACTTCAAGGAAGGCCTCAACGTTCTCGAATACTTCAACTCCACCCACGGTGCCCGTAAGGGTCTCGCTGATACGGCATTGAAGACCGCGAACTCGGGCTATCTCACTCGTCGCCTGGTGGACGTGGCGCAGGACGCGATCATCGTGTCAAATGATTGCGGCACCGAGCGTGGCCTGACCATGGAGCCGATTGTCGATGCCGGCCAGATCGTGGCCTCCATCGGTCAGCGGGTACTTGGTCGCACCGCTGCCGACGACATCTTCCATCCGCTGTCTGGTGATCTGATCGCCACCAAGGGTACGCTGCTGGAAGAAAAGCATATCGACATCATCGAGGAAGCGCGCATCCAGTCGATCCGGATTCGCTCCCCGCTGACCTGCGACATGCGTCAGGGTACCTGCGCGGCCTGCTATGGTCGTGACTTGGCCCGCGGTACGCCGGTCAACATGGGTGAGGCTGTTGGCGTTATCGCTGCTCAGTCCATCGGTGAACCCGGCACCCAGCTCACCATGCGTACGTTCCACATTGGTGGCACGGCGCAGGTGGTCGACTCCTCGTTCCTTGAGGCCGGTGCGGAAGGCACGATTGCCGTTCGTAATCCGAACCTCGCCAAGATCGAGGGCGGTCGCCATGTGGTGATGTCGCGTAACGTGTCGCTGGCAATTCTCGATGCCGACGGTAAGGAGCGGGCTACCCATAAGGTGACTTACGGCTCCAAGCTCCTCGTCGCTGAAGGCGACACGGTGCGGCGTGGTCAGCGTTTGGCTGAATGGGATCCCTACACCCGTCCAGTGCTTGCCGAAGTTGAAGGCGAGGTCGTGTTCGAAGATCTCGTCGATGGTGCCTCGGTTGCGGAAAACACCGACGAAGCCACCGGCTTCACCAAGCGCGTTGTCATCGACTGGCGCACCAACCAGCGTGGCGAGGGCCTCAAGCCCGCGATTGCCATTGCCCGAGGTGGTGTGGTCCAGAAGGTGGAACGTGGCGGCGACGCTCGTTACCTGCTCTCGGTTGATGCCGTCATTGCGGTTGAACCCGGCGAGAAGGTTGCGCCCGGTGACGTGCTGGCCCGTATTCCGCTGGAATCGGCCAAGACCAAGGACATCACGGGCGGTCTCCCACGGGTTGCCGAATTGTTCGAAGCTCGTCGTCCGAAGGACCACGCCATCATCGCTGAGATCGATGGTACCGTCCGGTTCGGTCGCGACTACAAGAACAAGCGTCGCGTCATCATCGAGCCGCATGAGGAAGGTGCAGAGCCCGTCGAGTACCTGATCCCCAAGGGCAAGCCCTTCCACCTTCAGGAAGGCGACGCCATTGAAAAGGGTGAGTACATCCTCGACGGCAACCCGGCGCCGCATGATATCCTGGCCATCAAGGGCGTGGAGGAGCTTGCTCGTTACCTCGTCAATGAAATCCAGGAGGTCTATCGACTGCAGGGCGTGCTGATCAACGACAAGCACATCGAGGTGATTGTTCGCCAGATGCTGCAGAAGGTCGAGATCGTGGATCCCGGTGAGTCCGGCCTGCTCAAGGACGAGCAGCTCGACAAGCTGGATTTCGACGAACTCAACGACCAGCTGGTCAGCGAAGGCAAGAAGCCGGCAACCGCCAACCCGGTCCTGCTCGGCATCACCAAGGCGTCGCTCCAGACCCGCTCGTTCGTGTCGGCAGCCTCGTTCCAGGAAACCACCCGCGTTCTCACGGAAGCAGCGGTTTCGGGCAAGGCCGATTTGCTCGAGGGTCTCAAGGAGAACGTGATCGTGGGCCGTCTGATCCCAGCCGGCACCGGCGCGGGTATCTCCTCTGCACGGATGATCGCCGCCAAGCGCGACGACCTTATCCTCGAGGAGCGCCGTCGCCAGGCGTCGACCGTCCAGATCCCGGCGCCAACAGCAGCCGAGTAA
- a CDS encoding YbjN domain-containing protein, whose product MRVIAKTAGAFMVLAFTGIATGQEAITGADVDAVLAAATEYGTAVLSAQPNGDPLINGKIGEVGYQILFRNCTDNADCEDINFFLGFVDVKPTLEVINEWNASKRFSRAYLDQDKDACVEMDIDLVEGVSPAYLSSQVAIWTMVVEQFADHVGYTAPS is encoded by the coding sequence ATGAGAGTTATAGCAAAGACTGCCGGCGCATTCATGGTGCTCGCTTTTACCGGCATTGCCACAGGGCAAGAGGCGATTACCGGGGCCGATGTGGATGCGGTTCTAGCGGCAGCAACCGAGTACGGTACAGCAGTCCTTTCGGCTCAGCCCAACGGGGATCCACTGATCAATGGCAAGATCGGAGAAGTCGGCTATCAGATCTTGTTCCGCAACTGCACGGACAATGCCGACTGTGAGGACATCAACTTCTTTCTTGGCTTTGTTGATGTGAAGCCAACGCTGGAGGTGATCAACGAGTGGAATGCATCCAAGCGTTTTAGCCGCGCCTACCTCGACCAGGACAAGGACGCGTGTGTCGAGATGGACATCGATCTGGTCGAAGGGGTGAGCCCGGCCTACCTTAGTTCGCAAGTAGCAATCTGGACCATGGTGGTCGAGCAATTCGCAGATCACGTCGGTTACACGGCGCCGTCCTAG
- the rpsL gene encoding 30S ribosomal protein S12 yields the protein MPTINQLIRKPRASKPKRNKVPAMEANPQKRGVCSRVYTTTPKKPNSALRKVAKVRLTNSREVISYIPGEGHNLQEHSVVLIRGGRVRDLPGVRYHVLRGVLDTQSVKDRKQRRSKYGAKRPK from the coding sequence ATGCCGACCATTAATCAGCTGATCCGCAAACCACGCGCCAGCAAGCCCAAGCGGAACAAGGTTCCCGCAATGGAAGCCAATCCGCAGAAGCGCGGCGTGTGCTCCCGTGTCTATACGACCACTCCGAAGAAGCCGAACTCGGCCCTTCGCAAGGTTGCCAAGGTGCGCCTGACCAACTCCCGCGAGGTGATCTCGTACATTCCGGGCGAAGGCCACAACCTCCAGGAGCACTCGGTTGTGCTGATCCGTGGCGGTCGTGTTCGCGATCTTCCGGGTGTTCGTTATCACGTGCTCCGCGGTGTCCTTGACACCCAGAGCGTGAAGGACCGCAAGCAGCGTCGTTCGAAGTACGGCGCGAAGCGTCCGAAGTAA
- the rpsG gene encoding 30S ribosomal protein S7, translating to MSRRHRAEKRDVIPDPKFGDLVVTKFMNSLMKDGKKSAAESIVYGAFDIVEAKIKQDPITVFHTALDNIRPAVEVRSRRVGGATYQVPVEVRADRQQALAIRWLIDSARKRGENTMRERLSGELMDAVNGRGQAVKKREDTHRMADANRAFSHYRW from the coding sequence ATGTCCCGTCGCCACCGCGCAGAAAAGCGTGACGTTATCCCTGATCCCAAGTTCGGTGATCTCGTCGTAACCAAGTTCATGAACTCCCTGATGAAGGACGGCAAGAAGTCCGCTGCCGAGTCCATCGTTTATGGTGCGTTCGATATCGTCGAAGCCAAGATCAAGCAGGACCCGATCACGGTGTTCCATACCGCGCTCGACAACATCCGTCCGGCTGTGGAAGTTCGTTCGCGCCGTGTTGGCGGTGCAACCTACCAGGTTCCCGTCGAGGTCCGTGCCGACCGTCAGCAGGCTCTTGCCATTCGCTGGCTGATCGACTCGGCCCGCAAGCGCGGTGAGAACACCATGCGTGAGCGCCTTTCTGGCGAGCTCATGGATGCTGTGAACGGGCGTGGTCAGGCCGTCAAGAAACGCGAAGATACGCACCGTATGGCTGACGCCAACCGTGCCTTCTCGCACTACCGCTGGTAG